One segment of Anastrepha obliqua isolate idAnaObli1 chromosome 3, idAnaObli1_1.0, whole genome shotgun sequence DNA contains the following:
- the LOC129242498 gene encoding SET and MYND domain-containing protein 4 isoform X1 produces the protein MDIADTSYQQLCSARTVQSDQKGFFNEFFLEVKEGCSEKWLKHYFSQLKSNEARILSIFSDREVCDTVLGVLENVAPVYKGKDGLFSVQRRAQADKFNLLGDFKQALMHSNLAVMRAPAKDVDLGVDDGLSLPLAYRCRAAVLINLGDGQAALNDLKLAASYGLELKENVDYYIKMAKAYALIGESARSEISLKIAEKLSGNNISLRDSFGTELSLIKRCEKSDVFATPTLANGDNPALRGASNMVKLVETKEKGRFIVAGDNLKTGDVVLYENPVAACLSPSFSGSHCHHCFQRLTIPVPCVHCSGIAFCSAQCMGEACDSYHRFECQFMDLFIGSGMSILCYLALRVFTQAPNVEKALCDATSMYENLCSHIESRQAEDYLQRSLMAGFLLRCLQKAEYFGRRKSEGVNPTAVELKVGTALLGLLQVLQYNAHEVFETKVTDEHRFEGSKVVYVGAAIYATGAYFNHECWPSVARYFLGKKLVLTTIKPHQPNEVIAENYGPIFTKTNLKERQRSLRARYLFDCKCMACQENWPTIHKIDKQVRFKCTSANCINVLKFPKDISKDVRCPRCRKNISLKASVAKLIQIEELYRKAAESMHNQRTQEAIEQFKEGIEMFFEIAVLPHKDTIIAQHSLIKCFADGGNTFK, from the exons ATGGATATCGCAGATACATCTTACCAACAGTTATGCAGTGCTCGCACTGTCCAGTCTGATCAGAAGGGTTTCTTCAACGAGTTCTTCTTAGAGGTGAAAGAAGGTTGTAGTGAAAAGTGGCTGAAGCATTATTTTAGCCAATTAAAGTCAAACGAGGCACGCATCCTATCGATCTTCAGCGATCGGGAGGTTTGTGATACGGTGCTGGGCGTGCTGGAAAATGTTGCACCCGTCTACAAGGGGAAAGATGGACTATTTTCGGTTCAAAGACGTGCTCAGGCTGATAAGTTCAACTTGTTGGGCGATTTCAAACAGGCTTTGATGCATTCTAATTTGGCCGTTATGCGTGCACCAGCCAAAG ATGTTGATCTAGGTGTTGATGACGGGCTTAGTTTGCCTTTGGCTTATCGTTGCCGAGCCGCAGTTCTAATTAATTTGGGAGATGGTCAGGCTGCACTAAATGACCTCAAATTAGCTGCTTCCTATGGCCTGGAGTTGAAGGAGAACGtggattattatattaaaatggcGAAAGCCTATGCTT TAATCGGCGAATCGGCTCGATCCGAAATATCATTGAAGATTGCTGAGAAACTGTCGGGCAATAATATTTCCTTACGAGACTCTTTCGGAACCGAACTGTCACTCATAAAGCGGTGCGAAAAAAGCGATGTGTTCGCAACACCTACACTCGCTAATGGAGACAATCCCGCTTTGCGTGGTGCCTCTAATATGGTGAAGTTGGTGGAGACAAAGGAGAAAGGTCGTTTTATTGTAGCTGGAGATAATTTAAAAACGGGTGACGTTGTGTTGTACGAGAACCCAGTTGCCGCATGTTTGTCGCCATCTTTTTCTGGTAGTCATTGCCATCATTGCTTTCAGAG ATTAACTATTCCAGTGCCATGTGTCCATTGCTCTGGGATTGCTTTCTGCTCAGCTCAGTGCATGGGAGAGGCATGTGACAGTTACCATCGTTTTGAGTGCCAGTTTATGGACCTTTTTATAG GTTCTGGCATGTCGATACTTTGCTACTTGGCTTTACGAGTTTTTACACAAGCACCCAATGTAGAAAAAGCCCTTTGCGATGCCACGTCAATGTATGAGAATCTGTGTTCCCATATTGAGAGCCGACAAGCTGAAGACTACTTGCAACGTTCTTTGATGGCGGGCTTTTTACTTCGCTGCTTGCAGAAAGCTGAATACTTTGGGCGGCGTAAAAGCGAGGGTGTGAATCCAACAGCGGTAGAATTGAAGGTTGGCACAGCTCTGCTTGGACTGCTACAAGTCTTACAATATAATGCTCATGAAGTTTTTGAGACAAAAGTGACCGATGAACACCGCTTTGAAGGTTCTAAAGTGGTATATGTTGGCGCGGCAATCTATGCCACCGGTGCCTACTTCAATCATGAGTGTTGGCCAAGTGTTGCACGTTATTTCCTTgggaaaaaattggttttgacTACCATTAAGCCGCATCAACCAAATGAAGTGATAGCTGAGAATTACGGTCCAATCTTcactaaaacaaatttaaaggaGCGCCAACGTTCATTACGTGCGCGCTACTTGTTTGACTGCAAATGCATGGCCTGTCAAGAGAATTGGCCTACAATACACAAAATTGATAAGCAGGTCAGATTCAAATGCACGTCGGCGAATTGCATTAATGTTTTAAAGTTCCCAAAAGATATATCTAAGGACGTAAGGTGCCCACGTTgccgaaaaaatatttcactgaaAGCCAGTGTAGCAAAGCTGATTCAAATAGAAGAGTTATATCGGAAAGCTGCGGAGTCTATGCACAATCAAAGGACACAGGAAGCAATTGAGCAATTTAAGGAAGGCattgaaatgttttttgaaatcgCGGTTTTACCTCACAAGGACACAATTATTGCACAACATTCACTAATTAAGTGCTTCGCTGATGGAGGCAATACATTTAAATGA
- the LOC129242498 gene encoding SET and MYND domain-containing protein 4 isoform X2 — MDIADTSYQQLCSARTVQSDQKGFFNEFFLEVKEGCSEKWLKHYFSQLKSNEARILSIFSDREVCDTVLGVLENVAPVYKGKDGLFSVQRRAQADKFNLLGDFKQALMHSNLAVMRAPAKGVDDGLSLPLAYRCRAAVLINLGDGQAALNDLKLAASYGLELKENVDYYIKMAKAYALIGESARSEISLKIAEKLSGNNISLRDSFGTELSLIKRCEKSDVFATPTLANGDNPALRGASNMVKLVETKEKGRFIVAGDNLKTGDVVLYENPVAACLSPSFSGSHCHHCFQRLTIPVPCVHCSGIAFCSAQCMGEACDSYHRFECQFMDLFIGSGMSILCYLALRVFTQAPNVEKALCDATSMYENLCSHIESRQAEDYLQRSLMAGFLLRCLQKAEYFGRRKSEGVNPTAVELKVGTALLGLLQVLQYNAHEVFETKVTDEHRFEGSKVVYVGAAIYATGAYFNHECWPSVARYFLGKKLVLTTIKPHQPNEVIAENYGPIFTKTNLKERQRSLRARYLFDCKCMACQENWPTIHKIDKQVRFKCTSANCINVLKFPKDISKDVRCPRCRKNISLKASVAKLIQIEELYRKAAESMHNQRTQEAIEQFKEGIEMFFEIAVLPHKDTIIAQHSLIKCFADGGNTFK, encoded by the exons ATGGATATCGCAGATACATCTTACCAACAGTTATGCAGTGCTCGCACTGTCCAGTCTGATCAGAAGGGTTTCTTCAACGAGTTCTTCTTAGAGGTGAAAGAAGGTTGTAGTGAAAAGTGGCTGAAGCATTATTTTAGCCAATTAAAGTCAAACGAGGCACGCATCCTATCGATCTTCAGCGATCGGGAGGTTTGTGATACGGTGCTGGGCGTGCTGGAAAATGTTGCACCCGTCTACAAGGGGAAAGATGGACTATTTTCGGTTCAAAGACGTGCTCAGGCTGATAAGTTCAACTTGTTGGGCGATTTCAAACAGGCTTTGATGCATTCTAATTTGGCCGTTATGCGTGCACCAGCCAAAG GTGTTGATGACGGGCTTAGTTTGCCTTTGGCTTATCGTTGCCGAGCCGCAGTTCTAATTAATTTGGGAGATGGTCAGGCTGCACTAAATGACCTCAAATTAGCTGCTTCCTATGGCCTGGAGTTGAAGGAGAACGtggattattatattaaaatggcGAAAGCCTATGCTT TAATCGGCGAATCGGCTCGATCCGAAATATCATTGAAGATTGCTGAGAAACTGTCGGGCAATAATATTTCCTTACGAGACTCTTTCGGAACCGAACTGTCACTCATAAAGCGGTGCGAAAAAAGCGATGTGTTCGCAACACCTACACTCGCTAATGGAGACAATCCCGCTTTGCGTGGTGCCTCTAATATGGTGAAGTTGGTGGAGACAAAGGAGAAAGGTCGTTTTATTGTAGCTGGAGATAATTTAAAAACGGGTGACGTTGTGTTGTACGAGAACCCAGTTGCCGCATGTTTGTCGCCATCTTTTTCTGGTAGTCATTGCCATCATTGCTTTCAGAG ATTAACTATTCCAGTGCCATGTGTCCATTGCTCTGGGATTGCTTTCTGCTCAGCTCAGTGCATGGGAGAGGCATGTGACAGTTACCATCGTTTTGAGTGCCAGTTTATGGACCTTTTTATAG GTTCTGGCATGTCGATACTTTGCTACTTGGCTTTACGAGTTTTTACACAAGCACCCAATGTAGAAAAAGCCCTTTGCGATGCCACGTCAATGTATGAGAATCTGTGTTCCCATATTGAGAGCCGACAAGCTGAAGACTACTTGCAACGTTCTTTGATGGCGGGCTTTTTACTTCGCTGCTTGCAGAAAGCTGAATACTTTGGGCGGCGTAAAAGCGAGGGTGTGAATCCAACAGCGGTAGAATTGAAGGTTGGCACAGCTCTGCTTGGACTGCTACAAGTCTTACAATATAATGCTCATGAAGTTTTTGAGACAAAAGTGACCGATGAACACCGCTTTGAAGGTTCTAAAGTGGTATATGTTGGCGCGGCAATCTATGCCACCGGTGCCTACTTCAATCATGAGTGTTGGCCAAGTGTTGCACGTTATTTCCTTgggaaaaaattggttttgacTACCATTAAGCCGCATCAACCAAATGAAGTGATAGCTGAGAATTACGGTCCAATCTTcactaaaacaaatttaaaggaGCGCCAACGTTCATTACGTGCGCGCTACTTGTTTGACTGCAAATGCATGGCCTGTCAAGAGAATTGGCCTACAATACACAAAATTGATAAGCAGGTCAGATTCAAATGCACGTCGGCGAATTGCATTAATGTTTTAAAGTTCCCAAAAGATATATCTAAGGACGTAAGGTGCCCACGTTgccgaaaaaatatttcactgaaAGCCAGTGTAGCAAAGCTGATTCAAATAGAAGAGTTATATCGGAAAGCTGCGGAGTCTATGCACAATCAAAGGACACAGGAAGCAATTGAGCAATTTAAGGAAGGCattgaaatgttttttgaaatcgCGGTTTTACCTCACAAGGACACAATTATTGCACAACATTCACTAATTAAGTGCTTCGCTGATGGAGGCAATACATTTAAATGA
- the LOC129241092 gene encoding RNA polymerase II-associated protein 1, translating to MIKRPQRGETEDDILRMQNEFLSQRAKNPKLQPAAQCVQVKRDAKKSLFLRAREKAEDSAQQLPKHIEPLSSVKQEIMGEIHEKIVGNLDEKRVENFSDVVLGDVVEKKYNAPKQNYTINSEEMIGFPTVKIATLEQPLQCGKSLFASNRGAIKQPINTNESVAPKDLSQIYGDKSVIVSDSSIGAEVHKENLAVLSKMNEDNILAEREKLLNSIDPTLLDLLRKKRKEKLNCLDQASGSTATVCNASEKTDMQDDMGMNRYNNNNDMDISSVLSPSNAALEILQKSDTEKWIHFDVVETDKLKWMRDIEDHIPNVKPGDQFEARFDWKGVLLPYLLETTASKSSSEDNTPGIQKDDRELYFHGEEPNRPGYTLQELFRLARSNVMQQRIYAFRAIGGILNIYNQGFYDSVLELPISKIFFLLRFGFDDNTPAMLEIVSKALARLFYNEADEILLDFIFDNPGCHWQPVLDTVDAGTDMKDINALESLQKQMQQLQMNDQGNRSIFQSDFEENESDSNTSMSDFQLAETNLIECLMRTNILQRIYFILHAVKPENSTVSSCLQILIRLARTSKDIAGKIVSNQDLMHSLFEYFLPDLGRLEANVDESQFYYRPQFLCLKLLRVLITQNLGIAVRLMNMKLSETLTNYLSYRGDIQDMMIKVQIECLRIVRCLLLLRIDDSLYGCLDSAFYYMLQWHCNYLKFEVGGPYLIRQHASALLMAISSEPCSAKSNRILSEMLNKCCCAWYYRATRSDVTEFSQATLLSACLNVVIWGLRRDEEKYFREFIAKYLRDFLHSESFKKCVHQLNTSSVILRKSGDRRFVHSALPNVGAVLLHEDGPLLIIPQTYAVYLLSTLWSLLELQIGQTHALLMDALLTPQVVDSFVQYISLLSTGLNYYLSSNFFSKIEVKFIYKLLSCSNLLSHFNSSQILQLVYSYVCCLGAEYISEIEQLFDRIIFNPKYINVSESALDKWKTIFIGLAQSHYIIVEPSNLSLSKSTQTSAILSRDWPYFFFKIILQNYIDNAPNKITVDFSEREVLEMTLTLVTQLEESSSNLEIATPTEELMYAMIAFMGPESEFLTDRMRPLLRKHLLRLYEKHRNYKFDFEKASIGKCKFESLYSLFADHFQATSYGDELFGSLVLVPMAQKYDSKWRRRMWSDYAPALCYLNCDESLLINGLRSYLEPVEEDTSLKKAYAFALTTNDVRPGTIPYKIAKYHVEHFKAGSNK from the exons atgataaaaagaCCACAGAGAGGTGAAACCGAAGATGATATATTGCGCATGCAGAATGAATTTTTATCACAGCGCGCTAAAAATCCAAAATTGCAACCGGCTGCACAATGTGTCCAAGTCAAAAGGG ATGCCAagaaatcattgtttttaagagcCAGAGAAAAGGCGGAAGATAGTGCACAACAATTGCCTAAGCACATTGAGCCCCTTTCATCGGTAAAACAGGAAATCATGGGAGAAATACACGAGAAAATTGTTGGAAATCTGGATGAAAAAAGGGTAGAAAATTTTAGCGACGTTGTGCTTGGCGAtgtagtagaaaaaaaatataatgctcCAAAGCAAAACTACACAATAAATAGTGAAGAAATGATTGGCTTTCCGACAGTAAAAATTGCCACTTTAGAG CAACCTTTACAATGCGGTAAGAGTCTATTTGCGAGTAATCGTGGAGCTATAAAGCAGCCTATCAATACCAACGAGTCGGTAGCTCCTAAAGATCTATCTCAGATTTATGGAGACAAAAGTGTAATAGTTAGTGATTCGAGTATTGGGGCCGAAGTTCACAAAGAAAATTTAGCTGTTCTTAGCAAGATGAATGAAGATAATATACTAGCTGAACgagaaaagcttttaaattcCATTG atCCCACACTTTTGGATTTATTGAGGAAAAAGCGTAAAGAAAAACTGAATTGTTTAGATCAAGCAAGTGGAAGTACTGCCACTGTCTGTAACGCCTCTGAAAAAACTGATATGCAAGACGACATGGGTATGAACcgttataacaacaacaacgacatggATATAAGCTCAGTACTGTCTCCATCGAATGCTGCGcttgaaatattacaaaaaagtgACACAGAAAAGTGGATTCACTTCGACGTGGTTGAGACAGATAAATTGAAGTGGATGCGAGATATAGAAGATCACATTCCGAATGTAAAGCCAGGTGATCAGTTTGAAGCACGCTTCGATTGGAAGGGAGTGCTCTTACCTTACTTGCTTGAAACAACCGCTTCTAAAAGTTCATCAGAAGACAATACACCAGGGATTCAAAAGGATGATAGAGAACTTTATTTTCACGGAGAAGAACCTAATCGACCAGGGTACACTCTTCAAGAATTGTTTCGTTTAGCACG ATCAAATGTTATGCAACAACGCATATATGCATTCAGAGCCATTGGGGGTATCCTAAATATTTACAATCAAGGCTTTTATGACAGTGTTTTGGAATTACCtatctccaaaatattttttttattgcgtttcgGATTTGATGACAACACACCAGCTATGCTCGAAATCGTTTCAAAGGCTCTGGCGCGTCTGTTCTATAATGAGGCTGATGAG ATTTTGCTCGATTTCATCTTCGACAATCCAGGTTGTCATTGGCAGCCCGTATTAGATACTGTGGACGCAGGGACTGATATGAAAGATATTAATGCCTTAGAGAGCTTGCAAAAGCAAATGCAGCAATTGCAGATGAATGATCAAGGCAATCGGTCAATTTTTCAAAGCGATTTCGAAGAAAACGAAAGTGATAGTAATACTTCTATGAGCGATTTTCAGTTGGCAGAAACAAACTTAATCGAATGTCTGATGCGAACAAACATTTTGCAACGAATATA TTTTATTTTGCATGCCGTTAAGCCCGAAAACAGCACAGTTTCCTCTTGTTTACAAATTCTCATACGATTGGCACGAACGAGCAAGGATATCGCAGGAAAAATTGTTTCCAACCAAGATCTGATGCATTCtctgtttgaatattttttgccGGACTTGGGACGTCTTG AAGCTAATGTGGATGAGTCACAGTTTTATTATCGTCCTCAATTCCTATGTCTGAAGCTTTTAAGAGTTTTAATTACACAAAATCTGGGGATCGCTGTTAGACTGATGAATATGAAGCTTTCTGAAACGCTGACTAACTATTTGTCTTACCGCGGTGATATTCAA gaTATGATGATAAAGGTGCAAATTGAGTGTTTACGAATTGTACGTTGTCTGTTGTTATTGCGTATTGACGATTCTCTTTATGG CTGTTTGGACTCCGCCTTTTATTATATGCTGCAGTGGCATTGCAATTACTTGAAGTTCGAAGTGGGCGGCCCATATTTGATTCGGCAACACGCGTCTGCTTTATTAATGGCAATTAGCAGCGAGCCTTGCAGTGCGAAGTCAAATCGCATATTAAGTGAAATGCTGAACAAATGTTGCTGCGCCTGGTATTATCGTGCAACACGAAGTGATGTTACTGAg TTTTCCCAAGCTACACTTCTGAGCGCATGTCTCAATGTAGTGATATGGGGCCTACGACGGGATGAAGAGAAGTACTTTCGGGAATTTATTGCGAAATATTTGCGTGATTTTCTACATTCTGAAtcgtttaaaaaatgtgtacatcAGCTCAA CACCTCCTCAGTAATTCTACGCAAATCAGGCGATCGGCGTTTTGTGCATTCTGCATTACCCAACGTGGGCGCAGTACTGCTACACGAAGATGGGCCACTACTGATTATTCCGCAAACGTACGCTGTTTATTTACTGTCCACTTTGTGGAGTCTTTTGGAACTTCAAATTGGTCAAACCCATGCGCTATTGATGGATGCTTTGTTGACACCGCAAGTAGTGGATTCCTTTGTACAATATATCTCATTGCTGTCTACCGGCTTGAACTATTACCTCAGCAGCAATTTCTTCTCCAAAATTGAAGTGAAATTCATTTATAAGTTGCTAAGCTGCAGCAATTTGCTATCGCATTTCAACTCGTCTCAAATATTGCAGCTGGTGTATAGTTACGTATGTTGTCTCGGTGCGGAGTACATTTCAGAAATAGAACAACTTTTTGATAGGATTATATTTAATcctaaatatataaatgtgtcTGAGTCTGCATTAGATAAATGGAAGACAATTTTCATCGGCTTGGCTCAGTCGCACTACATTATTGTG GAGCCATCAAATTTGAGTTTGTCAAAATCAACGCAAACAAGTGCTATTTTATCACGCGATTGGCCatactttttcttcaaaattattcTACAGAACTACATTGACAATGCACCTAACAAAATAACGGTTGATTTCTCag AGCGCGAAGTTTTAGAAATGACTCTTACCCTCGTTACTCAGCTGGAAGAGTCGAGCTCTAATTTGGAAATTGCAACGCCTACCGAAGAGCTAATGTACGCTATGATTGCATTTATGGGTCCCGAAtctgaatttttgacagacagGATGCGCCCCCTGCTGCGGAAACATTTGCTGCGATTGTATGAAAAACACAGGAactataaatttgattttgaaaaggCTTCCATAG GAAAGTGCAAATTCGAAAGTCTGTACTCTTTATTCGCCGATCACTTTCAAGCAACCAGCTACGGCGACGAATTATTCGGCTCCTTAGTTTTGGTACCAATGGCGCAGAAGTATGACAGCAAATGGCGTAGGCGTATGTGGTCGGACTACGCCCCGGCGTTATGCTACCTGAACTGTGATGAGTCTTTG CTCATTAATGGCTTAAGATCCTACTTGGAGCCTGTCGAAGAAGACACATCCTTAAAAAAAGCGTATGCATTTGCTTTAACTACAAACGATGTGCGTCCTGGCACTATTCcttataaaattgcaaaataccACGTAGAACATTTTAAAGCGGGTTCTAATAAGTAA
- the LOC129241093 gene encoding general odorant-binding protein 69a, which produces MNYKQTLFLLLVYQCYFLARVKALEIPPHMKSGAKKLSNICMKEIGLTEDMFQEVRKTGQLPSDNRFKCFLHCMLDKIGLIDKENIVHLDNILELLPPEFLPIIEQLHTTCGTKSGADGCETAFLTVECYINTNPVILKLVFVTFSD; this is translated from the exons ATGAACTACAAACAGACACTATTTTTACTACTTGTTTACCAGTGCTACTTTTTGGCAAGAGTTAAAGCT TTAGAGATACCCCCACATATGAAGTCGGGCGCAAAGAAATTGTCCAATATATGCATGAAGGAAATTGGGCTCACGGAAG ACATGTTTCAAGAAGTCAGGAAAACCGGCCAATTGCCCAGTGACAACCGATTCAAGTGCTTTTTGCATTGTATGTTGGATAAAATCGGTTTG ATTGATAAGGAAAATATTGTTCACttggacaatattttggaaTTACTGCCCCCTGAATTTCTCCCGATAATAGAACAACTGCATACAACCTGTGGAACTAAAA GTGGAGCCGATGGCTGTGAAACGGCGTTTTTGACAGTAGAATGCTACATTAACACGAATCCAGTAATATTAAAACTTGTATTCGTAACCTTCTCCGATTGA